The Kluyvera intermedia genome window below encodes:
- a CDS encoding lysozyme inhibitor LprI family protein → MISITRIFLTLATLIISISSIHRANANNAYYLSKKNCESGEEAELVDCLRNEVIESTITLRKAEDNIRFRINKWSEVKSAALDDAIPIALYRLDKSIQEFIRYRLAQCSFAESWGNGVGSFTRIYSCMAELNRQRAEQLIHADIPDYTEDIK, encoded by the coding sequence ATGATTAGTATTACACGGATTTTTCTAACATTAGCCACGTTGATAATTAGCATTTCCTCAATCCATAGAGCAAATGCAAATAATGCTTATTATCTCAGTAAGAAAAATTGTGAATCAGGGGAAGAGGCGGAACTTGTCGACTGCCTGAGAAATGAAGTCATTGAAAGCACTATAACGCTGAGAAAGGCCGAAGATAATATCAGATTTCGTATAAACAAATGGTCTGAAGTCAAAAGTGCAGCACTGGATGATGCTATCCCGATTGCACTTTACAGGCTGGATAAATCTATTCAAGAGTTTATTCGTTATCGTCTTGCTCAGTGCTCGTTTGCAGAATCATGGGGAAATGGTGTGGGTAGTTTTACTCGCATATATTCCTGTATGGCTGAACTAAACAGGCAAAGAGCCGAACAGTTAATACATGCTGATATTCCAGATTATACAGAGGATATAAAATAA